The DNA sequence GGAACGCACTCACCCGAGAGGAGAGGCGATTCCACGGCAGGGGGAGCTTAGCGACACCTAGGGGGTGATGGGGGCACATAttgaatgacttttttttttttaaggctaATCCGAGTTTACATGTGACTGTGAGACTGACAGAGTCATTGGTGGGGAGTTTAAGAAAGAACAACCATTCAAATGTACATACCCCCCCAATGTAAACCAAGCCTCCTATGacttgttttacatttttcttaaaGAAAGTAACTTGAGTTCATGCTGAAGCCAATTATTTATTCAAGAAGTCTATTATTGAGAGCATAATTGTCTTTGTAGTCACGCGCTAGATGGCAGGTTTTCGCGGGGCTGTCGGACTGTAGTCACAGCCTTTTTGCAGGCATTTGGAGTACTGTTGGATGCTTGTTTTGCTCTCCCTGGAAGAATGGGGCCTGGCTGTTAATTTACTCAGCCCTACTCTGAGTGCCGACAGTATCCAGACAGTAATTCCCTGGTCACTCCGTTTTTCCAGGCGACTTTCTACGTCCTGTCAATGACCACCGTGAATCTTCCCGACCACGAACCGTGACGTTCTTGGTTCCGCGTGTACCGCAGTGTACTTGTCGTGGTAGGCCCTTTGAAAGGACAGCGAGTACGTGTGAAAGGTTATCTTGTCAAGTAAGACAAATGATAAACATGGTTTTGGTTTTAGAAGAGAGAATGCCTGCCTGCCTGAATTCAGTCATCAGCGACATTATTTAGAAGAAGGAAGTGTCCCCCAGGGATGTCATGTCATAATACTGGCAGAGTAAGAAATACAGCTCAATAACTACAGCCTGTCCAGTATTTGTCCAATACGTCCCATGCTTAGGAATGATTACATGACTGGCTGCTATTagtgtatattttttaaaaagggcTTATGGGTAACTTGGAAAAAGGTGTGGAGTCTTGCTTCTTACGGCCACACTGAGTCACAGAGGACCAGTTCACTTAATTTGCAGGGACCTTCAAGCCTGAATTTTGCAGCCATGAGCAGCCAGTTGGGGCGACTGATGTAGTAACATATTAAACCTGGCCACCGTGTTCAGGTTTGCTGGTGGCCCTAAAACCCAGAGTGAGGATCTGAGATTTCTTGTGATCAGTGACACCATGTCAGGTTGTTTGTGGTATACAGGGTGTATACAGCCCGGATTGTACCTGTTAGCATGTTGTTGCTGTGTAGTTACCATGGCAAGTTGTGTTTTGCAGCCATGTCTTGATTACATCATGAAGTAAACAGAAAAGTGTATCATTAATGCAAGTCTCAGCTGTACTTTCACCAGCATGTGGGATGAGATGTAGCTCAAACCCGCTGCAGGATGGCGTAGGTCGTCCCACAATAGTGTTGTGTAACGCTGTCATTTCTCTTTTATGTAATATCCCATCCTCCCGATTCGTCTAGGTAAGCAGTGCAGGAATGCAACCTTCCGGCTGTTTCCGGTGCCTGGATAAACCATGCAGCtaggggggcgtggcctttgGCACTCAGGTGGGTGATGTCAGCGCTTTCGGTGACATGTGACATGCTTGTAATGGCCAAACTGGTTTTTAACTACACATTTTGACATAGTATTATGTTGGTTTAGACACAGCAGCTTAGCAGTTCCTTACCCAGGAAGGAGCAGTATGGTTGGTTGGTGTGTAACCTGCGAGTGGATGTAAGATTAGGAGGATCAGGGGGCGGAGATTAAGACGTACGCGTGGCCACGTTTTAAATAAGGAACGGAGCCAGTAACCTGGCATGAAGGGCACCCAGTGCCCTTCAGGGGGGTGTTTCCACGTTGAATGTGGGGtgcagcttttttttcccccatgtaAAACACTTTAATTACTCAGGTGTGTGTATCTGTGGTGGGGGGCTTTTCTGTCAAGGTCCTTAGGGAAGCTCAAACCAGTACTTAGTGGTATATTGACTAGCTGGGAAAGCAGTCTCCCCTCCGCCATCCATGACCAGATAATTACCAAGGAGTGACAGTGGCAGTGGTGCTCTGTCCATTGTGTCGGCTGGCAGAGCGGGACAGTGAGAGTTCAGTCCCCAGGGACCCTCATAcgtttttttttgctctctaTTTGgaagggaacaaaaacatgcaccATCTGGATGAGAAACGCCGGTTTAGAACAGCGCTTCGCTCACACGGCCAGAAGCCTCGTTCTGCACCTGGCCGTCTGGCCCATTTTCCGCAGCGAGAAGCTTGACCTACTGACTCGGGATCAGGGATCAGGCCTTTGTGGTTGGGGCTTGGCGACGGCATGTAGGCAGGGTGCCACAGAGACGGGGCCGAGGGCAGCCTGAGCTCCTTTGGGTGTCACAGGGCGTACGGGAGCATGATCAGATTTCTCCTTAAGTTCATCCCTGTGGGAAGGAAGCCTTTTCTGTTCAAGCAGGCATTTTAAGATCCAGAGGACCCTTAGACCTCCAGTACTTATTAGGACACAAACCAGGCGGCGATGTAACATGCACAGGTGTTTTAAGCTAAGAGCAAGACGTTCCGCCCAGCAGTCTCCTCTTATCCAATGAGGAGCCGCTTTCCTCTGTCACTCAAGCACACAGACAAAGTGACCAATCACTTGtggtttaatatttattacttACGAAATAGCTTGTAACAAAAGTGAAAACTACGTCCGTTTTTAATCGgttagaaaacaaaaacaagaaaatagGACGAGAACAGAGGCAGCACCTGAATGGAAGGACATGGGTGAAGGTCATGCCGTTAGCCGAAGCGCGTTGACAGGGCACCCTGCCTCTCTCGTCCTGTGACTGGCTCTAATTctcacaccagagcatccagcccgtCTACATTAAATCGCTTTGTACACATATAAAATCATAATCAGGCAATCATAAGCTACCAAGGCGATGGTAACAATGTTTAAAACAAGATAGTTCTATAAACCCCTTCCTTCAATAAGGCTTTATCTGTCGTTTTAactaatgcaaaaaaaatcttgcaaaaagaaaaagaaagctTGTATGATGACCATCTTTGCAGAGTAGATGCCTAACAGGTTACACTACTCTAAGATATGCGACCTCTTCccaccaaaaataaaaataaagagtgCTGAACATTGGCATTTGTGGCACTATACCTGGGGTGTCTATATACACAGCACAAATTAAATGCAAAGGCTTCGTGTTGCTCCAGCAACTCTCAACCACACCCATCCACGTAACCCCACCCCCATTTCAGatgccccacccacccaccaaaTCCTACCCAATCCCTGTTCAGACAGAACAAATTACATCGCCAAGCCTGTTAGTTTGCCGGTCACACTCAGCTGCAGGCTTCCATGCAGGGACTCCAGTTGTCGTCCTGCGGCTCGTAGGTCTCGATCGAGCTCAGGAAGTCGTTGCCATCGAAGCCGCCCACAGCGTAGACGGCACCGTCCAGCACGGCCATGCCGCAGTTGCTGCGCGCCGACGTCATGCTGCCCAGCATCTTCCACTCGTTCCTGGTGGGGTCGTAGGCCTCCACGCAGCGCAGGGCGTGGGAGCCGTCGAACCCGCCGGCCACGAAGAGGCGCCCTGGGGAGGGAGACAGACGTCAGCGTTTAAGCAGCCCGCCCCATCTCAGTTCCGATTAATCGATTCATCATGGAGCATAACAGCAGTATCAGGAGCCGTCCCCACACAGGGCCAGGGACGCTATGAAAGTGAAATTCTAAAACACAGGACAGCAGGGGGAGGGtgattaatattcataaaggaaGTGCAACCTGATTGGCTAGTGAGCAGGATGACTGGGGGttactcattaatattcataaagaaGCATTACGATTGACTGGTGAGTAGGATGACCGGGAACggcattaatattcatgaaagCAACgctatctgattggctgtcatCGTGAATATTAATGAGCTTCACCCAGCCCTCGTACATTTTGGAAATGTCCTAGACCCCCTCCCCTGGACTCACCCTGGTACACGGCCACTCCTGCCCCCCGCCGGGCCACATTCATAGGGGCGATCAGGGTCCAGGTGTCGTTCTCTGGATTATAGCGCTCCACGCTGTTCAGGCAGTTCCAGGACTCTGCGCCTCCGATGATGTACATCATGCCGCTGAGCTCGCAGGCTGCAGCTTGGTGTCTccctgcagggggggggcaggagtgaCCATTACACTACAGTCTGATCCACACACACTTCCAGCCTCACAGACTCACCAATGCGATTGATTTATAAACCCAAATCATTTCGGTATTTTTAGATTCATTTAATTCCCCAAAGACTCATTTCAGGATGTCTGCAGGCTTTCAGAAGATGTGTGGGGAGGCAGGAAACGGCCGGGTGGCGATCTGCCTTACTGATGTTGAGGGGAGCACAGCTGGTCCAGATCTTGGTGACCGGGTCAAAGGCGTCGCAGTTCTTCAGGCCCTTCTGTCCACATGGGTCCGACCCTCCCACGACGAACAGCTTGTTTTTCAGGGAGCAGACACCTGGTTGGAGAGGAATGAGGGGAAGATGAAACCgcacatgcaaaaataaaacaaaaacaaacaaaaacaaaaaaacacaaatttttCCTGCAGGAAGGAGGCCACACATTTCCAATGCAAAGGCGGTCGCATGCGCTGCATGTACCGGCGTTGCAGCGGTTGGTGCGCAGCTCTGGGACCGGGGTCCATTCGTCCTCATGCGGGTTGTAGGTCTCGCCACAGCTCAGCTCGTCCGAGTGGCCGTTGGACCCGCCCATCACATACAGCTGACCCTGTGGTTGGACAGTTTGCTCATGCCATGAACTCaaaaccccgcccccccgagACTCCTCCCCCTCTAACCAGTTACAGGGGACGTACCATCAGAACAGCCATCTGGAAGCGTGCCCGCGGTGTCCTCATGGGGGCGATAAAGGTCCAGCGGTCCGTCTTGGGGTCGTAGCTCTCTACCGTGCGAAGGCACTCCTCCCGGTTATACCCACCTAAGAACCAGTCACAGCCCGTTTAAACCAGCTCTCCTTTGACCTCACTGTCAGTCACCCATAACAGAATTCCTCAGGTATTAAACTTGTTTCACTAGTAAATTTGACACCCTGACAATCAAGGCGttgacattttatttacttatatcCTTACTCTCTGTCAAAGAAAgcaaggtcagccagtcccttgAGCATGTGGGGGTTAAAGGTCTTGCTCAGGACCCCAACAGTGAAATGACTGATGACCCTGAGAAATGAATCAGCGACCTTCTGATAACAGGCACTGCATCCTAacttgctgagccacacagcccCCCTGGTGTTTCTCACAGTACAGTGTCCTGGTGTGAAAGCGGGCTCACCTGCAGCTACCAGCCTGCCATCCAGCTCAGCGGTGCCCAGACCGGAGCGGGCGTAGTGCAGGGGCGCCCGCAGCCTCTCCTCACGTTCCTCCAGCTGGCCCTCGAAACTCATGCTTTTCGGGAGGCtgggggtactggagggggagCTGTGGGGGCTGCCACGCCCATGAAGGAAGATGACACTCAGCACGCCATTCAGCACCGCCAGGCACAGGTACGTGCTGTCTGGAGGGGTGGAGGCAAAGCATGGCACATTGGCATCAAAGTTGGCGTCAATGGACATCAAACATGGTCAAAGTTCCTCTTGTTCATGGGCCAGTTTACACAGGTCAAAAATTTCATAGGCCGGTAGCCCTGGGGAACGCCTGCTCTTAAGGTCTGCCCTGAAAGGTAACGGTAGTGATGGGCTGATGAAGCTtcgtgaaccatttgctgtattttttgaccccactagatggcgctcttggtttactttggggcatgctttgagcccttttatTAACAAAGCGCACCAGCAAATGGCTGGTGAGGCTTCATTAAGCCCTCACTGGGTAACGGGAACAGAGCTGGGCTTACTGTTGGTCTTCTCCGAGGCGATGTACTTCCACTCGTGCTTGCAGAGCTGCGTCACCGAGCCTGGGGACAGGCTTCCCGAGGAACTGGTGCTGGCCTGCTTCTGGAAGTTCTCCCTCAGCGGTTTCTTCTGCAAAACCAAAGGGCAACTGCATACCCAGCGACGGCGAAGCCCACCCCCGCCGTCTACCCCCTAAGAGACTAACACAgcctttgtaaatatgtcagcaATACGACTGCCGGATGGTACACGAAGCACGTGTGGCGGGATCTACAGGGACTCAGCGAATGAACGGGGGAAGTCTTCCAGAGAGCAGATCCCTGCCGCTATTAAGCAGCCTATTCACAAAGCAAGATTTACACTAAGACGAGCTCATCTGGCCGTGTGGCCGCTGCAGTAAGACAAACAGGCACCCGGAGGGATTAGTCGCCTCTCACGGGCTCAGTACCTGCAAAAACTGGATGTGGTCATCATTGCCAAACACCTCAGTTTGCCCCTCAAGCTGACTCCCATCGTGCAGCTTGTGGTCTGCCGAGTAGTACAGCGTTTGCACCTGAAAAACAGCAACACAAGACCCATGTGGCTGTCTCCGTGACAACAAGAGAACCCGGCGACGCCGAGTGTCGTTCCCCGGGGATGTCTGGAGTGGGCAGTGTCTCTGCTGCTGAGAGAAGGGGGGtgttttttgttgcttttaTGTACAACAGATGTACAAACACAACTTTGGTGACCGCTCCACAGGCATGGGGGGGCTCTGATCTTGGGCTGCAGGAAATCTTCAGggtgcaacaaaaaaaaattaaaatcatatTGCAATTTCTCCAGTGGGTCTTCGGGTAAAGACATGAGGATTTttcttttccaaaaaaaaaaaaaacaaaaaaacaagtgtgtgtgtttataggTGAACGGGATGTCAGAACCATCATGAAGTGCTGCTGGAGGAATTCTAGTCACCTTGTACAATTTTTCTCCAATTCCAGCATGTCGGACGGTCTTTCGGCTATAAACATACGCATATACTCCTCGACTGTAACACAAGGCTGATTCATCATCTTCTGAAATATCttgaaatgggaaaaaaaatgcacccACCAACTATAGTCAAGCTGTTATCAGCCACACAAAAAgcttaaaacaaaaactaataataaaaagacGCTAATGGGCTGGTGTCACAAGAGTGCCCAAACACTGGAGATCTGACAGGTTTCTGCGACCCCAAGCAACAGCGCTGTAAGAGGTTAGCGAGATTAGCGGCCGCAGTCAGGTTGGACAGAGCGGAGCACGCCGCCGCTCTGCCGGAGGACCGAAGCTGCTTCTACCAGACTCATTAGCGCAGCTGGTTCAGGCCCGCCTTCTTCAGTCTTGGAAATCCTGCTGTGCTTTTGTTAACAAACCTGAAGGAGAGATAAATCGACGAGGAGGGAGAGCCGTTAGAACGTGCCACCGTGCCGCAGATGACATTAACCTGCGGGGGGGAAGGAGTGTCATCCTGCTACCACATACCTTTACACTCTCAACGGACATTTCCCGTGCTAACTCTGCAAagtttcaaaaaaaaaaaaaaaaaaaaagaacaaaaataat is a window from the Paramormyrops kingsleyae isolate MSU_618 chromosome 21, PKINGS_0.4, whole genome shotgun sequence genome containing:
- the LOC111841041 gene encoding influenza virus NS1A-binding protein homolog A-like, producing the protein MIPNGCLIFEDDSFLDSTVAKMNALRKSGQFCDVRLQVCGHELMAHRAVLACCSPYLFEIFNSDMEPHGVAHVKFEDLNPEAVEVLLNYAYTAQLKAEKELVRDVYSAARRLKMERVKQICGDYLLSKMDCQCAIPYRNFASRMGDGRLVSKIDGYIQEHLLEISEQDDFLKLPRLKLEVILEDNLNLPSNGKLYSKVIYWLQRCLWENGEPLERMMEEVQTLYYSADHKLHDGSQLEGQTEVFGNDDHIQFLQKKPLRENFQKQASTSSSGSLSPGSVTQLCKHEWKYIASEKTNNSTYLCLAVLNGVLSVIFLHGRGSPHSSPSSTPSLPKSMSFEGQLEEREERLRAPLHYARSGLGTAELDGRLVAAGGYNREECLRTVESYDPKTDRWTFIAPMRTPRARFQMAVLMGQLYVMGGSNGHSDELSCGETYNPHEDEWTPVPELRTNRCNAGVCSLKNKLFVVGGSDPCGQKGLKNCDAFDPVTKIWTSCAPLNIRRHQAAACELSGMMYIIGGAESWNCLNSVERYNPENDTWTLIAPMNVARRGAGVAVYQGRLFVAGGFDGSHALRCVEAYDPTRNEWKMLGSMTSARSNCGMAVLDGAVYAVGGFDGNDFLSSIETYEPQDDNWSPCMEACS